A single region of the Microbulbifer sp. MKSA007 genome encodes:
- a CDS encoding RtcB family protein — MPVKTVLNRNAAPGTVPVKIYTDDIEPQAMQQLKNIAQLPIVHSHVAAMPDVHLGKGATVGSVIPTVSAIIPAAVGVDIGCGMNAVRTSLQAYQLPDNLKALRDAIEVKVPVGQGRHKLISARESACKLLAPGVDRLFSKHPGLLKKLHQPQKTWVTQMGTLGGGNHFIEVCIDESGAVWVMLHSGSRGIGNAIGQHFIQLARRDMAGHMHNLPDKDLAYFSEGCQNFDDYIEAVNWAQEYARWNRQEMMKLVLGCLKVSLPKFNLTTEAINCHHNYVVRERHFDRDVFVTRKGAISAQRDQLGIIPGSMGAKSFIVRGLGNKESFCSCAHGAGRKMSRTAARQRFTRKDLEDQTRGVQCRKDKGVLDEIPAAYKDIDRVMENQSDLVEVVHTLRQVICIKG, encoded by the coding sequence ATGCCTGTAAAAACAGTGTTAAATCGAAATGCAGCGCCTGGCACGGTACCGGTAAAAATCTATACCGATGATATTGAGCCCCAGGCAATGCAACAGTTAAAGAATATTGCCCAGCTTCCTATTGTGCACTCCCATGTTGCTGCTATGCCGGATGTGCATTTGGGAAAGGGGGCAACGGTAGGATCGGTGATCCCAACGGTAAGTGCGATAATTCCTGCTGCCGTTGGGGTGGATATTGGTTGTGGAATGAATGCGGTGCGAACTTCGCTACAAGCCTATCAGCTGCCAGACAATCTGAAAGCACTGCGGGACGCCATTGAGGTGAAAGTGCCGGTTGGTCAGGGACGACATAAACTGATCAGCGCCAGGGAATCTGCCTGCAAACTTTTAGCTCCCGGTGTGGATAGATTGTTTTCAAAGCATCCAGGGCTACTGAAGAAACTGCATCAGCCACAAAAAACCTGGGTGACCCAAATGGGTACATTAGGGGGTGGCAATCACTTTATCGAAGTTTGTATTGATGAGAGTGGTGCTGTCTGGGTGATGTTGCATTCAGGGAGTCGAGGGATTGGCAATGCTATTGGTCAGCATTTTATCCAGTTGGCCCGACGGGATATGGCTGGGCATATGCACAATCTTCCGGATAAGGATCTGGCCTATTTCTCAGAAGGCTGCCAGAATTTTGACGATTATATTGAAGCGGTTAATTGGGCGCAGGAATATGCTCGCTGGAACAGGCAGGAAATGATGAAGCTTGTGCTTGGATGTCTGAAGGTAAGCTTACCAAAGTTTAATTTGACCACAGAGGCAATTAATTGCCACCATAATTATGTTGTTCGCGAGCGTCATTTTGATAGAGATGTATTCGTGACTCGCAAAGGGGCTATTAGTGCTCAGAGAGATCAGCTGGGAATTATTCCCGGCTCTATGGGGGCTAAGTCATTTATCGTGCGTGGGCTTGGCAATAAGGAATCTTTTTGTTCTTGCGCACACGGAGCTGGCCGAAAAATGAGTCGTACAGCGGCTCGCCAGCGTTTTACCAGAAAGGACTTGGAAGATCAGACCCGAGGTGTGCAATGCCGTAAAGATAAGGGCGTTCTGGATGAGATTCCTGCTGCTTATAAGGATATTGATCGGGTGATGGAGAACCAGTCCGATCTTGTGGAAGTGGTGCACACGCTACGCCAGGTAATTTGTATCAAGGGGTAA
- a CDS encoding YhdH/YhfP family quinone oxidoreductase has product MEIDRDEKFRAIQVAEVASGKFDQSVVERQLSELPDNPLLLAVSYSSLNFKDSLSAFGNRGITNAYPHTPGIDAVGKVLFDRSKTFQPGAELLVNGYDLGMNTSGGLAERIAVPPQWALPVPEGLTAWESMALGTAGFTAALCVEKLLESGASPEDGEILVTGSTGGVGSVAVALLAKLGFRVAAVTGKLESADYLARLGAWKVLDRDTLAPFANKAMAKPLWAWAVDTVGGETLFNVIKSLRYGGGVAACGMASGAQFHANVFPFILRGISLLGVDSAVLPIEKKAEVWKRLASEWYIGDKLDSIAENISLDQAPEFLARLNRGHGIGRYVVDMAL; this is encoded by the coding sequence ATGGAAATAGATAGGGATGAAAAATTTCGGGCAATTCAGGTTGCCGAAGTAGCTTCGGGAAAATTTGACCAGTCTGTTGTTGAGCGTCAGCTTTCTGAGCTTCCCGATAACCCCTTGCTGTTGGCCGTAAGTTATTCATCCTTGAATTTCAAAGATTCTTTATCTGCGTTTGGCAATCGTGGGATTACTAATGCCTACCCCCATACCCCGGGTATTGATGCGGTGGGCAAAGTGCTGTTCGATCGGAGCAAGACGTTTCAACCGGGTGCCGAATTATTGGTCAATGGCTACGATTTGGGCATGAATACTTCTGGTGGACTTGCAGAGCGTATTGCCGTTCCTCCGCAATGGGCCTTGCCAGTCCCCGAGGGCCTAACAGCTTGGGAGTCTATGGCACTGGGTACGGCGGGTTTTACCGCCGCGCTTTGTGTGGAAAAGCTCCTGGAGTCCGGCGCATCTCCTGAGGATGGAGAGATTCTGGTAACAGGTTCAACCGGGGGCGTCGGCTCTGTTGCCGTCGCCTTGCTGGCGAAGCTAGGCTTTCGTGTCGCAGCAGTGACGGGAAAGTTGGAGTCTGCTGATTATTTGGCGAGATTGGGCGCATGGAAGGTTCTCGACCGGGATACGCTGGCCCCTTTTGCCAATAAAGCGATGGCCAAGCCATTGTGGGCTTGGGCTGTAGATACTGTGGGCGGGGAAACGCTTTTTAATGTCATTAAATCCCTGCGCTACGGCGGCGGAGTGGCTGCTTGTGGTATGGCTTCAGGTGCTCAATTTCACGCCAATGTATTTCCATTTATCTTGCGCGGTATTAGTTTGTTGGGTGTGGATAGCGCTGTTTTGCCAATAGAAAAGAAGGCAGAAGTATGGAAGCGGTTGGCCAGTGAGTGGTATATCGGCGATAAGCTCGACAGTATTGCAGAGAATATTAGCCTTGATCAAGCTCCAGAGTTTCTTGCGCGCTTAAATAGAGGGCATGGAATAGGTCGTTACGTTGTAGATATGGCTCTCTAA
- a CDS encoding pseudouridine synthase translates to MPSPVADFKHQRKRPKTDLPRQQAVTLYRRLETIELPYEVDRYPTSRYSLVEIQLKTGRRHQIRRHFKHIHHPLIGCPKYGKSTHNRFFANRLECSRLLLHASELKLEHPVSGSQLKIQCEIQGSFLQLIQRFKWQP, encoded by the coding sequence ATGCCCTCCCCCGTTGCCGACTTCAAACACCAGAGGAAGCGACCAAAAACGGATCTGCCACGTCAGCAGGCTGTTACATTGTACCGACGCTTGGAGACTATTGAGCTACCTTATGAGGTTGACCGCTACCCGACCAGCCGGTATTCCCTAGTAGAAATCCAATTGAAAACAGGGCGGCGCCATCAAATAAGAAGGCATTTCAAGCATATCCACCACCCTCTAATTGGCTGCCCGAAATATGGAAAGTCAACCCATAATCGTTTCTTTGCCAACAGGCTCGAGTGCTCTCGACTACTTTTGCATGCATCTGAACTCAAGCTTGAACATCCGGTGAGCGGTTCTCAGCTGAAAATACAATGCGAAATACAGGGAAGTTTCTTGCAATTAATTCAGCGATTTAAATGGCAACCTTAA
- a CDS encoding patatin-like phospholipase family protein, protein MKVTNLASVMLWFSLGGARAAYQAGVLRALAELVPEDNPRPFQIICGTSAGAMNAMLLASHTGTFKEAVDRMCSVWLQLSVEQVYRTSWRSLLGNLFSISRSLLNQGVGRQKPLALLDNSPLRSLVEREINFDNIQKNISAGHLHATSVNALSYSEGQSVSFFQGAENVKGWQRFRRFGVPTQLTSDHLLASAAIPAIFPAVKLDGVYFCDGAIRLMAPISPALHLGAKRVFVVGVSDNRSPAHWGSRNSPAQMESPSMAQIAAQLFNAAFIDSLEADLEHLDRVNMLLDYVDPTDHSDLKLLRSVESVVIEPSQSLGRLSGRKLGHLPRRYAGYSALRVRPIPVAVFLQPVIYYLKDHISKNLSISAIRMPCGKKINCAVFCSRSRRV, encoded by the coding sequence GTGAAAGTAACAAACCTGGCCAGCGTAATGCTCTGGTTCTCTCTGGGGGGGGCGCGTGCTGCCTATCAAGCGGGCGTTTTAAGGGCGCTTGCGGAACTGGTTCCAGAAGATAATCCTCGGCCCTTTCAAATAATCTGCGGCACCTCTGCAGGAGCTATGAACGCGATGCTTCTCGCCTCTCATACAGGTACCTTTAAAGAAGCTGTCGACAGAATGTGCTCTGTTTGGTTGCAGCTTAGTGTTGAGCAGGTTTATCGCACCAGTTGGCGTAGTTTACTTGGAAACCTGTTTTCTATCAGTCGTTCGCTCTTGAACCAAGGTGTGGGTAGACAAAAACCTTTGGCACTCCTGGATAACAGTCCGCTGCGCAGCTTGGTTGAGCGCGAGATAAACTTTGACAATATTCAAAAAAATATTTCGGCTGGGCATTTGCATGCCACAAGTGTTAATGCGCTTTCTTATAGTGAAGGGCAGTCCGTCAGCTTTTTTCAGGGGGCGGAGAATGTTAAAGGATGGCAGCGGTTTCGTCGCTTTGGAGTGCCCACTCAATTAACCTCGGACCACCTGTTGGCGTCAGCAGCAATTCCTGCCATTTTCCCGGCGGTCAAATTGGATGGAGTTTATTTTTGCGATGGTGCCATTCGTCTGATGGCCCCGATTAGTCCGGCACTGCATCTCGGTGCCAAGCGTGTCTTTGTGGTGGGTGTGTCGGACAACCGTTCTCCAGCCCATTGGGGGAGTCGCAACAGTCCTGCGCAGATGGAGTCCCCTTCGATGGCGCAAATAGCTGCTCAGTTATTCAATGCCGCATTTATCGATAGCTTGGAGGCAGACTTGGAGCATCTGGATCGAGTAAATATGTTACTTGACTATGTGGATCCAACAGATCATTCGGATTTGAAATTGTTGCGTTCGGTAGAGTCGGTTGTTATTGAGCCCTCGCAGAGTTTAGGGCGTCTTAGTGGCAGAAAACTTGGTCACCTCCCTCGGCGCTACGCTGGTTATTCCGCTCTACGGGTGCGACCAATCCCGGTGGCGGTGTTTCTGCAGCCAGTTATCTATTATTTGAAAGACCATATATCGAAGAACTTATCGATCTCGGCTATCAGGATGCCATGTGGGAAAAAGATAAATTGCGCAGTTTTCTGCAGCCGGAGCCGGAGGGTATAA
- a CDS encoding cation/multidrug efflux pump — MYIAITFIIAILALLFVFWGARVLLSGNWFLGFIRGSAGLFLFATALWIVLIAADVYSYRNLAEEHSVGIVSFRKIAEQQFEVKFSDADGIAQKFELLGDQWQLDARMLKWQGPLARWGIKPAYRLDRLSGRYLTLQDERARERSVHEIEGANYGVDVWQFVRGVDRKLPFVDAVYGSATFLPMEDGAVYEVRISHSGLLARPLNQRATSALEGW, encoded by the coding sequence ATGTATATAGCGATTACCTTTATTATTGCCATCCTGGCGTTGTTGTTTGTGTTTTGGGGGGCGCGAGTCCTGCTATCAGGAAATTGGTTCCTGGGGTTTATACGTGGCTCCGCCGGTCTTTTTCTTTTTGCAACTGCCCTTTGGATTGTTCTGATTGCTGCAGATGTTTACAGCTATAGAAACCTGGCTGAAGAGCACAGTGTTGGTATTGTTTCGTTTCGTAAAATTGCCGAGCAGCAATTTGAAGTCAAGTTTTCTGATGCGGATGGTATAGCGCAAAAGTTTGAATTGCTTGGGGATCAGTGGCAGTTGGATGCCCGAATGCTCAAGTGGCAGGGTCCATTAGCCCGCTGGGGAATTAAGCCTGCTTATCGTCTGGACAGGTTGAGTGGTCGCTATCTCACGCTACAGGATGAGCGAGCTCGCGAGCGTTCTGTCCATGAAATAGAGGGGGCGAACTATGGCGTGGATGTCTGGCAGTTTGTACGCGGTGTTGATCGCAAGTTGCCCTTTGTTGATGCGGTATATGGCAGTGCCACATTTCTACCTATGGAGGACGGTGCGGTTTACGAGGTGCGTATTAGCCACAGCGGTTTGTTGGCTCGCCCCCTTAATCAGCGAGCAACTTCCGCCCTGGAAGGTTGGTAG
- a CDS encoding pseudouridine synthase, with product MLPKLQSSRHAPKMTTQEPTILFEDNYLLAAYKPEGWLVHRSEIDRHEKRVLLQYLRDLCGSFLYPVHRLDKPTSGVIIFAKSSEIAAQVQQQLESDLSSKKYIAVCRGYSPEEGVIDYALPRCRLQTPEEATKNGSATSAGCYIVPTLGDY from the coding sequence GTGTTACCGAAATTACAGTCCAGTCGCCACGCCCCCAAAATGACCACTCAAGAACCTACCATTCTCTTTGAAGACAACTACTTACTTGCCGCTTATAAACCAGAGGGGTGGCTTGTTCACAGATCAGAAATAGACCGCCATGAAAAGCGTGTACTTTTGCAATATTTGAGGGACCTATGTGGCAGCTTTCTTTATCCAGTACATCGACTGGATAAGCCTACCTCCGGTGTTATTATTTTTGCCAAAAGCAGTGAGATTGCAGCGCAGGTACAGCAGCAGCTGGAAAGTGATTTATCATCAAAAAAATATATTGCTGTATGCAGAGGGTATAGCCCGGAAGAAGGTGTCATTGACTATGCCCTCCCCCGTTGCCGACTTCAAACACCAGAGGAAGCGACCAAAAACGGATCTGCCACGTCAGCAGGCTGTTACATTGTACCGACGCTTGGAGACTATTGA
- a CDS encoding TetR/AcrR family transcriptional regulator, whose amino-acid sequence MSRVDKAAIVRAAEEVVRDRGARKLTLDAVAAQCGLSKGGLIHHFRTKQSLLKAMLEAAIAREDDSVATFVSSGDSLLVSRLKSIFELMEDDKGLPRSLIAAVAEDPMLLGPVKDKEEQQRRDICDAYCDPEMAELLILAAQGMFLGRVLGVVESEDPIIERLQGRLLALSADLN is encoded by the coding sequence GTGTCGAGAGTCGACAAAGCTGCCATTGTTCGAGCAGCAGAAGAAGTAGTCCGGGATCGCGGGGCGCGCAAGTTGACCCTGGATGCGGTGGCTGCACAGTGCGGGCTCAGCAAGGGCGGTTTGATTCATCATTTTCGAACTAAGCAGTCACTCCTGAAGGCGATGCTGGAGGCGGCAATAGCTCGTGAAGATGACAGTGTTGCCACTTTTGTGTCCTCGGGGGACAGCTTGTTGGTGTCGCGCTTGAAGAGCATTTTTGAATTGATGGAGGATGACAAGGGGCTGCCTCGCTCACTGATCGCCGCCGTGGCCGAAGACCCCATGTTGCTGGGGCCGGTAAAAGACAAAGAGGAGCAGCAGCGTCGCGATATATGCGATGCGTATTGTGACCCGGAAATGGCGGAACTGCTAATCCTGGCGGCCCAGGGCATGTTCCTGGGTCGCGTACTCGGTGTGGTTGAGTCCGAAGACCCGATTATTGAACGTTTACAGGGACGTCTGCTGGCGCTCTCTGCCGACCTGAACTAA
- a CDS encoding efflux RND transporter periplasmic adaptor subunit: MNISPRSRFSLAVLIAAVAVLAGCSESKTEQAQAEHVWPVKVATVASNDQVKDRQFAGRVKAVQSVDLSFQVGGKLDKLTIREGEIIPKGTLIAELDQRDYLRRVKEARLNVELLEKTLNRQRSLAGSKVISQQQLDETKSNFDLAKVTLERAEQDLAYTQLRVPFDALATRQLVENYTNVQAGQAIVRLQNISEVRIQISVPEKLLATVNEEQVNSMTAEFEFLPGKEFPLTYREHQAEADSVTQTYVVEFGMPRPENVQILPGMTARVSVKLNKASGDLWVPLSAVQTGPEGKPYVWQINADQSVSKASVTLGRTDGESVQIKDGISPAMKLVATGGQHLYDGAKVRNYAQH, translated from the coding sequence ATGAATATATCGCCAAGATCGCGTTTCTCATTGGCCGTTTTGATCGCAGCAGTTGCAGTTCTGGCAGGATGCTCCGAATCGAAGACGGAGCAGGCGCAAGCAGAGCACGTCTGGCCCGTGAAAGTAGCTACCGTTGCCAGTAATGACCAGGTCAAAGATCGACAGTTTGCCGGTCGTGTTAAGGCAGTGCAGAGTGTCGACCTATCTTTCCAGGTTGGTGGGAAGCTGGACAAGCTCACAATTCGCGAAGGTGAAATTATTCCAAAGGGAACCCTGATCGCAGAACTTGATCAGCGGGATTACCTGCGCAGGGTAAAAGAAGCCCGATTAAATGTAGAGTTGCTGGAAAAAACCCTCAATCGTCAGCGCTCTCTGGCAGGGTCAAAAGTTATTTCACAGCAGCAGCTGGATGAAACGAAAAGTAACTTTGACTTGGCTAAAGTTACCCTGGAACGTGCTGAGCAGGACCTGGCTTATACCCAGCTAAGGGTTCCATTCGATGCTTTGGCGACTCGCCAGCTGGTAGAGAATTACACCAACGTCCAGGCCGGCCAGGCAATTGTCCGTTTGCAGAATATTTCTGAAGTTCGAATTCAAATCTCCGTGCCTGAAAAGCTGTTGGCCACGGTTAATGAAGAGCAAGTCAACTCCATGACCGCCGAATTTGAATTTTTGCCGGGCAAGGAGTTCCCACTTACTTACCGTGAGCACCAGGCTGAGGCAGACAGCGTTACCCAGACTTACGTTGTCGAGTTTGGAATGCCCCGCCCCGAAAATGTACAGATCCTTCCCGGCATGACCGCTCGCGTTAGTGTGAAGTTGAATAAAGCGAGTGGTGACCTGTGGGTTCCCCTTTCAGCAGTGCAGACTGGCCCGGAAGGTAAGCCCTATGTTTGGCAAATTAATGCAGACCAGTCTGTTTCCAAAGCTTCCGTGACCCTCGGGCGAACTGATGGTGAGTCGGTTCAGATTAAAGATGGCATTAGCCCCGCTATGAAACTGGTTGCTACCGGCGGCCAGCATCTTTATGACGGTGCAAAAGTACGCAATTACGCGCAGCACTAA
- a CDS encoding DUF1524 domain-containing protein, with translation MSVRSVSKLFSIAVVFSFSFSAFAASYDRAEWLPKWSDSDRDCQDTRHELLIRYSLSPVTYTRTNHCKVDTGLWLDPYTGGFFVKASDLDVEHIVPLKWAHDHGGADWTRKRKQRFAEDIENLWLVDDGRNQSKGHKGPDKWMPPYGPVKQVYLKRFLAIVDKYGLQLSAGERRKYQSLMADG, from the coding sequence ATGAGCGTTCGGTCAGTTTCTAAGCTTTTTTCCATTGCTGTAGTTTTCTCCTTCAGTTTTTCCGCTTTTGCAGCGTCTTATGATCGGGCGGAGTGGCTGCCCAAATGGTCTGATTCCGATCGGGATTGTCAGGATACCCGCCATGAGTTGTTAATTCGCTATTCACTATCCCCGGTAACCTATACCCGCACCAATCACTGCAAAGTAGACACCGGTTTGTGGCTGGACCCATACACGGGTGGCTTCTTTGTAAAAGCTTCAGATCTTGATGTGGAACATATTGTGCCGCTGAAGTGGGCACACGATCACGGGGGAGCCGATTGGACGCGCAAGCGAAAGCAGCGGTTTGCTGAGGACATCGAGAATTTATGGCTGGTTGATGACGGTCGTAACCAAAGTAAAGGCCACAAAGGGCCGGACAAGTGGATGCCGCCCTATGGACCGGTCAAACAAGTTTACCTTAAGCGGTTTTTGGCAATCGTAGATAAGTATGGCCTTCAGCTAAGTGCGGGCGAGCGCCGCAAATATCAATCGCTAATGGCGGATGGCTGA
- a CDS encoding YchJ family metal-binding protein, translating into MTDRYCPCGSGKPLDTCCGLYLSGKAYPNNAEAVMRSRYTAFATGNFRYLKKTWHPDTCPELQAEDIETQWTKLEVIKSKAGLKKSIVEFKAWYTENDQEHLIHEISLFKLFKKRWVYLEALPDWPNGK; encoded by the coding sequence ATGACGGATCGGTACTGCCCCTGTGGATCGGGCAAGCCCCTTGATACCTGCTGCGGACTCTATTTGTCGGGAAAGGCTTACCCCAATAATGCAGAAGCGGTTATGCGCAGTCGCTATACGGCCTTTGCAACCGGAAATTTTCGGTACCTGAAAAAAACCTGGCATCCCGACACCTGCCCAGAACTGCAAGCTGAGGATATTGAAACCCAGTGGACAAAATTGGAAGTTATTAAGAGCAAGGCGGGACTAAAAAAGTCGATTGTGGAATTTAAGGCTTGGTATACAGAAAATGACCAAGAACACCTGATTCACGAAATTTCACTATTTAAGTTATTTAAGAAGCGCTGGGTATATTTGGAAGCTCTACCCGACTGGCCTAATGGGAAATAG
- a CDS encoding efflux RND transporter permease subunit, with protein sequence MKISDIFIEKPVYSWLLMLICLIGGLWGLSDIGRLEDPAFTIKEARVYTFYPGASAQRVEEEVTEKLEVAIQQMGQLDKVSSTSSPGMSEIRVEIKDQYASQELAQVWDELRRKVNDAQSDLPSGALPSIVNDDFGEVYGIYYAITGEGFSLTEMREITKAIRRELLGVEGVAKVSRSGIIDEVAYLDIDESRLAQFGFSLDDLAQVLQSESSTQKVGEIGGQDLRTRILVDNPASDLESIRNILVGVPGSTAMLAVRDIADISLGYDESPSFIARFDGKQAILLGVAGAENTNIVNVGKAVEARLEQIKQALPLGVEIHPIYEQHQVVEESVDGFLFNLVSSVVIVTLVLCVFMGWRSGVVVGTVLGLTVLGTVLIMNLFGLNLQRISLGALIIAMGMLVDNAIVVAEGMLMGVQRKEEPKSAARRVVRQTFWPLLGATIIGIMAFSGIGLSDDATGEFLFSLFAVIGISLLLSWILAITITPYLGYHLFKPGKQADSEDPYDGRFYNMYSGALSGALKRRGLTIAVLIVVTLVSYFAFGFVKQGFFPNSNAPLFYVNYFMPQGSDINRTDKALQEATAFFQEQDEVVSVTAVAGRGADRFMLTYAPEPPNASYGQLIVRTENREQIPQLIESAKAKLRVAQPEALITFKRLVFGPGGGSDVEVRISGPDYQTLRTLAVSVEQQFRDKGLEDIRHNWRSREPTLHAHLDDERARVAGVTNADVSRMIQFATAGYTVGDFESGDRIIPIVARMPEGDRNQVGSLEDRLVWSPNEQGYIPAGQLITDFELTADEGLIQRRNRVPTITISADAPEGVTAMSAFGRIRPWVEEMKLPPGFKVEFGGEYESSTDAQKSLGKGLPLGFLIMILVSILLFGTVREPVIIWLVVPMCLVGVVVGLLATGLPFGFMSLLGVLSLSGMLIKNAVVLVDEIEVQTHAGLPRLTAIQRASVSRLRPVFLAAVTTILGMSPLLFDAFFADMAVTIMGGLGFATVLTLIAIPVFYAVFHKVRPSEVLGGDTQAEVKPLEKATGEAVSA encoded by the coding sequence GTGAAGATTTCTGACATATTTATAGAAAAGCCAGTTTATAGCTGGCTATTGATGCTGATTTGCTTAATCGGTGGTCTTTGGGGGCTTTCAGATATTGGCCGCCTGGAAGATCCTGCGTTTACGATCAAGGAAGCCCGTGTTTACACCTTCTACCCAGGCGCCAGCGCCCAGCGTGTAGAAGAGGAGGTCACCGAAAAGCTTGAGGTGGCCATCCAACAAATGGGACAGCTGGACAAGGTCTCTTCCACCTCAAGTCCGGGAATGTCTGAAATTCGGGTGGAAATCAAAGATCAGTATGCCTCGCAGGAGCTTGCCCAGGTTTGGGATGAATTGCGACGCAAGGTTAACGATGCTCAAAGTGATCTGCCCAGCGGTGCTTTACCCTCCATTGTGAATGATGACTTTGGTGAGGTTTACGGTATTTATTATGCGATTACCGGAGAAGGGTTTTCGCTGACTGAAATGCGTGAAATTACCAAAGCGATTCGCCGGGAGTTACTGGGAGTTGAGGGGGTTGCCAAGGTTTCCCGCTCAGGCATTATCGACGAAGTGGCTTACCTGGATATTGATGAATCCCGCCTGGCCCAGTTTGGTTTTTCCCTGGATGACTTAGCGCAGGTACTGCAATCTGAAAGTTCGACCCAGAAAGTCGGCGAGATTGGAGGCCAGGATTTACGTACCCGTATACTGGTCGACAATCCTGCGAGTGACCTGGAATCCATTCGTAATATTCTCGTCGGCGTGCCCGGCTCTACCGCGATGCTGGCCGTCCGTGATATCGCCGATATTTCTCTCGGTTACGATGAGAGCCCCAGCTTTATTGCCCGATTTGATGGCAAGCAGGCCATTCTGCTGGGTGTGGCCGGTGCGGAAAATACCAATATCGTGAACGTTGGCAAGGCGGTAGAGGCCAGGCTGGAGCAGATTAAACAGGCATTGCCCCTGGGTGTAGAAATCCATCCTATCTACGAGCAGCATCAGGTAGTAGAGGAGAGTGTTGACGGTTTCCTCTTTAACCTGGTTTCTTCTGTCGTGATCGTTACTCTAGTACTTTGTGTATTTATGGGCTGGCGTTCCGGTGTTGTGGTTGGCACTGTCCTCGGTTTGACCGTTTTGGGCACCGTGTTAATCATGAACCTGTTTGGCTTGAATTTGCAGCGGATCTCTCTCGGTGCCCTGATTATCGCCATGGGTATGTTGGTTGATAATGCCATTGTGGTTGCCGAAGGGATGCTGATGGGGGTTCAGAGAAAAGAAGAGCCTAAGAGTGCTGCCAGGCGCGTAGTCCGCCAGACTTTCTGGCCACTGCTGGGTGCGACCATTATCGGTATTATGGCGTTCTCCGGTATCGGTCTGTCCGATGATGCTACTGGCGAATTCCTTTTCTCCCTGTTTGCGGTAATTGGTATCTCCCTGTTACTCAGCTGGATACTGGCGATTACTATTACCCCTTACTTGGGCTATCACCTGTTTAAGCCGGGTAAGCAAGCCGACTCGGAAGATCCTTACGATGGCCGCTTCTACAATATGTACTCCGGTGCTCTATCAGGAGCTTTGAAGCGCAGGGGCCTGACCATTGCAGTACTTATTGTGGTGACTCTGGTCAGCTACTTTGCTTTCGGGTTTGTGAAGCAGGGGTTCTTCCCCAATTCAAATGCTCCACTTTTTTATGTTAACTATTTCATGCCTCAGGGCAGTGATATTAATCGTACTGATAAGGCGCTTCAGGAAGCGACTGCATTCTTCCAGGAACAGGATGAAGTTGTCTCCGTGACAGCAGTAGCTGGTCGCGGAGCCGATCGCTTTATGCTGACCTATGCTCCCGAGCCACCCAATGCGTCTTATGGCCAGTTGATTGTTCGCACTGAAAACCGGGAGCAAATCCCCCAGTTGATTGAGAGCGCCAAGGCGAAGTTGCGTGTAGCGCAGCCGGAAGCATTGATTACTTTCAAGCGATTGGTGTTTGGTCCCGGTGGCGGATCGGATGTTGAAGTGCGTATTTCAGGTCCGGATTACCAGACACTGCGTACCTTGGCAGTCAGTGTAGAACAGCAGTTCCGTGACAAAGGACTGGAAGATATTCGTCACAACTGGCGCAGCAGAGAGCCTACTCTGCACGCACATCTGGATGATGAGCGGGCGCGAGTTGCCGGGGTTACCAATGCTGATGTCAGCCGTATGATTCAGTTTGCCACTGCGGGTTACACCGTTGGCGATTTTGAAAGCGGTGACCGTATTATCCCTATTGTTGCCCGTATGCCAGAGGGAGATCGCAATCAGGTGGGTTCACTGGAAGACCGCTTGGTGTGGAGCCCCAATGAGCAGGGTTATATTCCGGCAGGACAGTTGATTACTGATTTCGAGTTAACCGCTGATGAAGGATTGATCCAAAGACGCAACAGGGTGCCGACTATTACCATCAGTGCGGATGCGCCTGAAGGTGTTACAGCAATGTCAGCCTTTGGCCGTATACGTCCCTGGGTTGAAGAAATGAAGTTGCCACCTGGCTTCAAGGTTGAATTCGGTGGTGAGTACGAAAGTTCTACCGATGCGCAGAAGTCACTAGGTAAAGGTTTACCCTTGGGCTTCCTGATTATGATCCTGGTGTCGATACTGCTGTTCGGTACTGTTCGGGAGCCGGTGATTATCTGGCTGGTTGTTCCTATGTGTCTCGTCGGTGTTGTTGTCGGGTTGTTGGCGACGGGATTACCATTTGGATTTATGTCTCTTCTCGGTGTTCTCAGCTTGTCTGGTATGTTGATTAAAAATGCCGTGGTATTGGTGGATGAGATTGAGGTTCAGACCCATGCGGGCCTGCCGAGGTTGACAGCTATCCAACGGGCCAGCGTTAGCCGTTTGCGTCCGGTATTCCTTGCCGCTGTCACTACTATTTTAGGAATGTCCCCGCTTCTGTTCGACGCTTTCTTTGCGGATATGGCGGTGACAATTATGGGTGGGCTTGGATTTGCCACGGTGCTGACCTTGATTGCAATCCCAGTATTCTATGCGGTGTTCCATAAGGTTAGGCCCAGTGAAGTATTGGGAGGTGACACACAAGCTGAGGTTAAACCTTTAGAAAAGGCTACTGGAGAGGCCGTATCGGCATAA